GGGCGCCGAGGCTGTTCCAGGACGACACGCTGTGGCCGTGGTTCGAGCGGCTGCGCAAGGAAGAGCCGGTGCATTACTGCACCAATGCGCCGATCGAGCCGTACTGGTCGGTGGTGAAATACAACGACATCATGCATGTCGACACCAATCACGGCATCTTCTCCTCGGATTCGACGCTTGGCGGCATCTCGATTCGTGACGTGCCTGAGGGCTACGACTGGCCGAGCTTCATTGCGATGGACCAGCCCAAGCACTCGTCACAGCGCAAGACCGTGTCGCCGATGTTCACGCCGACGCATCTGGACGAGCTGGCAAAACTGATCCGGGAGCGCTCGCAGACCGTGCTGGACAATCTGCCGCGCAACGAGACTTTCAATTTCGTCGAACGGGTCTCGATCGAGCTGACGACGCAGATGCTGGCGACCCTGTTCGACTTCCCCTGGGAGGAGCGGCGCAAGCTGACGCGCTGGTCCGACGTGTCCACCGCGCTGCCCAAGAGCGGCATCGTCGCTTCGGCCGAAGAGCGCCGCCGCGAGATGGACGAGTGCTACGCCTACATGTCGAAGCTGTGGAACGAGCGCGTCAACTCCGCGCCGCGCAACGATTTGCTGTCGCTGATGGCCCACAACGACGCCACGCGCTTCATGGACCCCGACAACCTCATGGGCAACATCATCCTGCTCATCGTCGGCGGCAACGACACCACGCGCAACACCATGACCGGATCGGTGCTGGCGCTGAACGAAAACCCCGAGCAGTACGATAAGCTGCGCGCCAACCCTGAACTGATCGACACCATGGTGCCGGAGGTGATCCGCTGGCAGACGCCGCTGGCGCATATGCGCCGCACCGCGCTCCAGGATACCGAGATCAACGGCAAACACATCAAGAAGGGCGACCGCGTCGTGATGTGGTACGTCTCGGGCAATCGCGACGAGGAGATGATCGAGCGGCCGAACGAGTTCATCATCGACCGCGCCCGGCCCCGCACGCATCTCTCCTTCGGCTTCGGCATCCACCGCTGCGTCGGCATGCGGCTCGCGGA
This genomic interval from Bradyrhizobium guangzhouense contains the following:
- a CDS encoding cytochrome P450, with product MNIQTPVKADKAERMRRAREEAYATPLKNFHPGAPRLFQDDTLWPWFERLRKEEPVHYCTNAPIEPYWSVVKYNDIMHVDTNHGIFSSDSTLGGISIRDVPEGYDWPSFIAMDQPKHSSQRKTVSPMFTPTHLDELAKLIRERSQTVLDNLPRNETFNFVERVSIELTTQMLATLFDFPWEERRKLTRWSDVSTALPKSGIVASAEERRREMDECYAYMSKLWNERVNSAPRNDLLSLMAHNDATRFMDPDNLMGNIILLIVGGNDTTRNTMTGSVLALNENPEQYDKLRANPELIDTMVPEVIRWQTPLAHMRRTALQDTEINGKHIKKGDRVVMWYVSGNRDEEMIERPNEFIIDRARPRTHLSFGFGIHRCVGMRLAELQLRIVWEEMLKRFDRIEVVGEPKRIYSSFIKGYETLPVRIPG